A stretch of Shewanella dokdonensis DNA encodes these proteins:
- a CDS encoding nitrogenase-stabilizing/protective protein NifW, whose amino-acid sequence METIQAETITVEPAASWHDRRGPAATVLPESLLTAEDFLDYFNVKYDPELVSIKRVQILRLYHAILERYDPPLTKEHHRKAVRIAYGSLAMGQELAFADMGCGDCSGCNV is encoded by the coding sequence ATGGAAACCATTCAGGCAGAAACTATCACGGTAGAACCGGCAGCCTCTTGGCATGACCGTCGCGGCCCAGCAGCAACAGTGTTGCCGGAATCCTTACTGACGGCAGAGGATTTTCTGGACTACTTTAACGTCAAGTACGACCCGGAATTAGTCAGCATCAAACGGGTGCAGATTTTGCGGCTGTATCACGCCATTCTTGAACGCTACGATCCACCCTTGACCAAGGAGCATCATCGCAAAGCGGTACGTATCGCTTACGGTTCATTAGCAATGGGGCAGGAGTTAGCGTTTGCTGACATGGGCTGCGGCGATTGCAGCGGCTGTAACGTCTGA
- the nifU gene encoding Fe-S cluster assembly protein NifU, translating to MGLFRKSEAAFFNPKNAKLLSDANARGDVGSISCGDALSLSLKINPDSEVIEDAGFQTFGCGSAIASSSALTEIIIGKTLNEALQVTNQDIADYLDGLPPEKMHCSVMGMEALHAAAANYRGESLEDDHEEGELICKCFAVDDLMIKRVVKANGLSTVAEVINYTKAGGACTACHEKIEWVLDACLAEMAGEASAKPLQVAAQASAVVQDIPVEDIPMEFDAALAEKITVIEQVIAEVRPAVQADGGDIRLVDVEDNLVFVSMSGACTGCGLSGLTLANVEVKISKALGEPYTVFPVQETAPVAKKEATYDC from the coding sequence GTGGGATTATTCCGAAAAAGTGAAGCAGCATTTTTCAATCCGAAAAATGCCAAACTGCTCAGTGATGCCAATGCCAGAGGCGATGTGGGCTCCATCAGTTGCGGTGATGCACTGAGTCTGAGTTTGAAGATCAATCCCGACAGCGAAGTGATTGAAGATGCCGGTTTTCAGACCTTTGGCTGTGGCAGCGCCATCGCCTCCTCTTCGGCACTGACTGAAATCATTATCGGCAAAACCCTCAATGAAGCGCTGCAAGTCACCAATCAGGATATCGCCGATTATCTTGATGGCTTGCCACCGGAAAAGATGCACTGCTCGGTGATGGGCATGGAAGCCTTACATGCCGCCGCGGCGAATTATCGCGGGGAAAGCCTAGAAGATGACCATGAAGAGGGTGAGCTAATCTGCAAATGCTTTGCAGTCGATGATTTGATGATCAAACGGGTGGTGAAAGCCAATGGCCTTTCCACCGTGGCTGAGGTGATCAATTACACCAAGGCTGGCGGCGCCTGCACCGCTTGTCATGAAAAAATTGAATGGGTACTGGATGCCTGTCTGGCGGAAATGGCGGGTGAAGCATCGGCCAAACCGTTGCAAGTCGCGGCGCAGGCATCTGCGGTAGTGCAAGACATTCCAGTAGAAGACATTCCTATGGAATTTGATGCCGCGCTGGCCGAAAAAATCACGGTGATTGAACAGGTGATTGCCGAAGTACGTCCGGCGGTGCAGGCCGATGGCGGCGATATTCGCTTGGTGGATGTGGAAGATAATCTGGTGTTTGTCAGCATGTCGGGCGCTTGCACCGGTTGCGGTTTGTCTGGGCTGACATTGGCCAATGTGGAAGTGAAAATCTCCAAAGCCTTAGGCGAGCCTTACACCGTTTTCCCGGTACAGGAGACTGCACCCGTTGCCAAAAAGGAGGCCACTTATGACTGTTGA
- the nifS gene encoding cysteine desulfurase NifS, with amino-acid sequence MTVEAFIRKPESAIEMVYLDNNATTKLDPQVLEAMWPFLAEYYGNPSSIHQLGAKVGHALEDAREKVQTLLGAEYSTEIVFTSCATEATSTAILSAVEAMPERREIITSVVEHPATLQLCQHLERKGYKVHWIGVDRKGRLDVEAYRRALSEQVALVSIMWANNETGTLFPIEMLAKLAKEVGAQFHVDAVQVAGKYPINVQNSDIDMLSISGHKFHGPKGVGALYLRRGTRFRPLLRGGHQERGRRAGTENVASIIGMGVAAELAYQALPQQMTRLAMLRDRLEQGILARIPSTFVTGNPQQRVPNTSNIAIEYIEGEALLLMLNQVGIAASSGSACTSGSLEPSHVMKAMQIPFTAAHGTLRFSLSRFSSDDDVDYVLAQLPPIVERLRMLSPYWDNANNCGSAEMFTPAYA; translated from the coding sequence ATGACTGTTGAAGCATTCATCCGCAAACCGGAAAGCGCTATTGAGATGGTGTATCTGGACAATAACGCCACCACCAAACTAGATCCGCAAGTGCTGGAAGCTATGTGGCCGTTTCTGGCGGAATACTATGGTAACCCGTCATCGATCCACCAGTTGGGGGCTAAGGTCGGTCACGCACTGGAAGATGCCCGCGAAAAAGTCCAGACGCTGCTAGGTGCCGAATACAGCACCGAAATCGTGTTTACTTCCTGCGCCACCGAAGCCACCAGTACCGCGATTTTGTCGGCCGTTGAGGCCATGCCGGAGCGGCGGGAAATCATCACCTCAGTTGTGGAACATCCGGCCACCTTACAGTTGTGCCAGCATCTGGAGCGTAAAGGTTACAAGGTGCACTGGATTGGGGTTGACCGTAAAGGTCGGCTCGATGTGGAGGCTTATCGCCGGGCGCTGAGTGAGCAAGTGGCGCTGGTATCTATCATGTGGGCCAATAACGAAACTGGCACCTTGTTTCCGATAGAAATGCTGGCAAAGCTGGCGAAAGAAGTTGGCGCGCAGTTTCATGTCGACGCGGTGCAGGTGGCCGGGAAGTATCCGATCAACGTACAGAATAGCGATATCGACATGCTGTCGATCTCTGGTCATAAATTCCATGGGCCTAAAGGTGTTGGCGCTTTGTATCTGCGCCGCGGCACCCGTTTCCGGCCATTGCTGCGTGGTGGGCATCAGGAACGCGGCCGTCGTGCTGGCACAGAAAATGTCGCATCGATTATCGGCATGGGCGTTGCGGCAGAACTGGCGTATCAAGCCTTGCCACAACAGATGACCCGCTTGGCGATGCTGCGTGACCGATTAGAGCAGGGGATCCTCGCCCGGATCCCCAGCACTTTTGTGACTGGCAATCCGCAGCAGCGGGTGCCCAATACCAGCAATATTGCCATCGAATATATTGAAGGCGAGGCATTGCTACTGATGCTCAATCAAGTGGGGATTGCCGCTTCATCCGGCTCGGCCTGTACCTCTGGTTCGCTGGAACCTTCGCATGTGATGAAAGCGATGCAGATCCCGTTCACCGCCGCCCACGGCACCTTGCGCTTCTCGTTGTCGCGCTTCTCCAGCGACGATGATGTGGATTATGTGCTGGCGCAGTTGCCGCCGATTGTCGAACGGCTGCGGATGTTGTCCCCCTATTGGGATAACGCCAATAACTGCGGCTCTGCCGAAATGTTTACCCCGGCGTATGCTTGA
- a CDS encoding RidA family protein — MKALIAMLALLGSCSASAASPVFYPAPGAPFSKAVRAGDTLYLSGMIGATADGKLPSDFASQIQQLLENIKARTAALGLSMDDLVKCTVMLDDMGNWSQFNKIYMTYFKPDHLPARSAFAVSGLALGAAAEMECIAYVPAEAK; from the coding sequence ATGAAGGCGCTCATCGCCATGTTAGCACTGCTTGGCAGTTGCAGTGCCAGTGCTGCTTCGCCAGTGTTTTATCCCGCGCCTGGCGCCCCATTTTCGAAAGCGGTGCGGGCGGGCGATACTCTATATTTGTCGGGAATGATTGGCGCTACTGCCGATGGCAAGCTGCCCAGTGATTTTGCCAGCCAAATCCAGCAGTTGCTGGAAAATATCAAGGCTCGTACAGCCGCCTTGGGTCTCTCAATGGATGACTTGGTGAAGTGTACCGTCATGCTGGATGACATGGGTAACTGGTCACAATTCAATAAAATCTACATGACGTATTTCAAACCGGATCATCTTCCCGCCCGCAGTGCTTTTGCGGTTAGTGGCTTAGCACTTGGCGCCGCCGCTGAAATGGAATGTATTGCTTATGTCCCCGCGGAGGCCAAATGA
- the nifV gene encoding homocitrate synthase — protein sequence MGDIKPLTVIINDTTLRDGEQSPGVAFTTDEKVRLAQLLEAAGVPELEVGIPAMGAQEQEAIAAITSSLTQTRTMAWCRMCELDISQALNLGLDWVDLSIPVSRQQLSHKLNISPEQVLARCDRYIKQALDLGFQVCVGMEDASRADADMLHSVAAVAQAAGASRLRFADTLGILEPFRTREMITGLRQHTDLQIEMHAHNDLGLATANTLAAIDAGATSVNTTVNGLGERAGNAPLEEVVVALQVLNKGNSGITLQQLPAICQFALAASGRLLSPQKAIVGEAVFTHESGIHIDGLLKDVNNYQGFAPALVGRQHTLVLGKHSGVSAILEVYHRLGIELNDQQCELLRSQLRQWSESRKCSPCEADLRALAQPLMQALYADA from the coding sequence ATGGGTGATATCAAGCCGCTAACTGTGATTATCAACGATACTACGCTGCGTGATGGCGAGCAGTCACCCGGGGTGGCGTTTACCACGGATGAAAAGGTGCGCTTAGCGCAGTTGCTGGAAGCGGCTGGCGTGCCAGAGCTGGAAGTGGGAATTCCGGCAATGGGGGCGCAGGAGCAGGAAGCAATTGCGGCTATCACCTCGTCGCTGACACAAACCCGCACCATGGCCTGGTGCCGGATGTGCGAACTGGATATCAGTCAGGCGCTGAATCTGGGGCTGGACTGGGTCGATTTGTCGATCCCGGTATCGCGGCAACAGCTCAGCCACAAACTGAACATCAGCCCAGAGCAGGTACTGGCCCGTTGTGATCGCTACATTAAACAGGCGCTGGATTTGGGGTTTCAGGTGTGTGTCGGGATGGAAGACGCTTCCCGCGCCGATGCCGATATGCTGCATTCGGTGGCGGCCGTTGCGCAAGCTGCTGGGGCTAGCCGTTTACGCTTTGCTGATACGCTGGGGATCCTCGAACCATTTCGCACCCGCGAGATGATCACCGGTCTGAGACAACACACAGATTTACAGATTGAAATGCATGCTCACAACGACTTGGGGTTAGCGACCGCTAACACACTGGCCGCTATTGATGCTGGGGCCACCTCCGTCAATACCACGGTTAACGGTCTCGGGGAGCGGGCCGGTAATGCACCGTTGGAGGAGGTGGTCGTGGCACTTCAAGTGCTTAACAAGGGCAATAGCGGAATTACGCTCCAACAACTCCCCGCCATTTGCCAGTTTGCCTTGGCAGCTTCTGGGCGTCTGTTGTCACCCCAGAAAGCCATTGTCGGCGAGGCGGTATTTACCCACGAATCTGGCATTCATATCGATGGCTTGCTGAAAGATGTTAATAACTATCAGGGCTTTGCGCCGGCATTAGTGGGGCGCCAGCATACCTTGGTACTTGGCAAACATTCTGGCGTCAGTGCCATTCTGGAAGTGTATCACCGCTTAGGAATTGAACTTAATGACCAGCAGTGCGAGTTGCTGCGCAGTCAGTTACGGCAATGGTCAGAAAGCCGTAAATGCTCACCTTGCGAAGCCGATTTGCGGGCGCTGGCGCAGCCATTGATGCAGGCTCTTTATGCCGATGCTTAA
- a CDS encoding nitrogen fixation protein NifZ: protein MLTWAAAIAAAVTSDGNSRMATPAMFDTIIDSEVHRFAAGSEVRVVRDVRNDGSFYGLEKGELLVEEGAVGMVRSFGWFLQEQIIYEVFFPHNGRQIGLRDVEVIDAALPWQPCRFRSLDMAQLALSLSIDGDLVAQKGARVQVQWPQRDLDSGSISYDILLDNNMQVTVPDRALLQPDSTAEDLRWRRKSNAI, encoded by the coding sequence TTGCTGACATGGGCTGCGGCGATTGCAGCGGCTGTAACGTCTGACGGGAACTCGCGTATGGCAACTCCGGCAATGTTTGACACCATTATCGACAGCGAAGTGCACCGTTTTGCGGCGGGTAGCGAAGTACGCGTGGTGCGCGATGTGCGTAACGATGGCAGCTTCTACGGCCTAGAAAAAGGTGAACTGCTGGTGGAAGAAGGCGCCGTAGGCATGGTGCGCAGCTTTGGCTGGTTTTTGCAGGAGCAGATCATCTACGAGGTGTTCTTTCCTCATAATGGTCGGCAGATTGGCTTGCGTGATGTGGAAGTGATCGATGCGGCATTGCCATGGCAACCGTGCCGTTTCCGCTCACTGGATATGGCGCAACTGGCGTTATCGTTGAGTATTGATGGTGACCTGGTGGCACAAAAAGGGGCGAGGGTTCAAGTGCAGTGGCCGCAGCGGGATCTCGACAGCGGCAGCATCAGCTATGACATTTTGCTGGATAACAACATGCAAGTGACTGTGCCGGATCGGGCGCTGTTACAACCGGATTCAACCGCAGAGGATTTACGATGGAGACGCAAAAGCAACGCTATCTGA
- a CDS encoding peptidylprolyl isomerase — protein sequence MQLQVKQLGRLQQAIIGAPEAAEVVLAPQQLETAVAECAARFESVAAFTASLAKQGLSEPGLRSALYDELLCEAILDKVTADLPPLPRQQAYEYYLTHPQQFSRSRLWYLKQILITVNNDYAENSQEVAYRRICQVRELTDSQDFAELALRYSECPSAMEQGLLGWCEEDKLFPQIAAVLPLLQIGEVSAPIETELGFHLVQYNEMKPAKIASFHEAWPLLVQRHNERAKKYLQKQWLSRLLMPEAVLT from the coding sequence GTGCAGTTGCAGGTAAAGCAACTTGGGCGCTTACAACAGGCGATCATCGGTGCGCCAGAAGCGGCCGAGGTGGTGTTAGCGCCACAACAACTGGAGACTGCCGTGGCTGAGTGTGCTGCGCGTTTTGAATCCGTTGCGGCATTTACTGCTTCATTGGCAAAGCAGGGGCTCTCGGAACCGGGGCTGCGCAGTGCGTTATATGATGAATTATTGTGCGAGGCGATCTTGGATAAAGTTACTGCCGATTTGCCGCCGTTGCCGCGCCAACAAGCTTATGAATATTACCTGACGCACCCGCAACAGTTTAGCCGCAGCCGCTTGTGGTATCTAAAGCAGATTTTGATCACGGTAAATAACGACTACGCCGAAAATAGCCAAGAGGTTGCTTATCGCCGTATCTGCCAGGTGCGCGAACTGACGGATAGTCAGGATTTTGCCGAGCTGGCGCTGCGGTATTCTGAATGTCCCAGCGCCATGGAGCAGGGATTGCTGGGCTGGTGTGAAGAGGACAAGTTGTTTCCACAAATTGCAGCGGTATTGCCTTTATTGCAGATAGGAGAAGTGAGTGCTCCCATCGAAACGGAACTGGGCTTTCATCTGGTACAGTATAACGAGATGAAACCCGCTAAAATCGCCTCCTTTCATGAAGCATGGCCACTATTGGTGCAACGCCATAATGAACGTGCCAAGAAGTATCTGCAAAAACAGTGGCTGTCTCGTTTACTTATGCCAGAAGCTGTGCTCACTTAA
- a CDS encoding S10 family peptidase produces the protein MTFSIKWVMLLALTLPLTLAAQTQSPEVLTLPAPLVKDHHGTFNGKSLSYRSVVEAFTLTPLPGNPLTLISSSYLVGNNPQRPVLFAFNGGPISPSVYLHMLALGPKRLAIPDDLHADPASFQLTDNPDSPLDKADLVFYDPAGTGYSHFDAPAKSAEYFGNTNDAKAFVAFMHAWLQRHQRSSSPVYILGESYGTMRAAAVAQQLSAEAQPVDLKGIYLFGQALNIVETAQRPANIMTYVVSLKTLAALAWYHGKVAHNGRSFKAFMDEVGQFAEGDYLKVLLAGNRASAAENQAVADRLAALTGVPAKVQQQYHLRMSKNQFRVELLKADNLILGASDGRYTAKPERAGDVPDGSATIYPAIFNAFASYKQTMLGINSDAPYVVSSPVSSLAQWDWGSKAGPFGNWPYAEGISAALTRFPAMQLVLGVGYYDTLTTTGATEYLLQQNDWPASRVHLHYYAGGHMAYTVAANLQQFSTDLRQWLSK, from the coding sequence ATGACGTTTTCCATAAAATGGGTCATGTTGCTGGCACTGACGTTGCCGCTGACACTGGCGGCACAAACACAGTCGCCTGAAGTGCTAACGCTGCCAGCCCCCTTGGTAAAAGACCATCACGGCACCTTTAATGGCAAATCGCTGTCTTACCGTTCAGTCGTGGAAGCCTTTACGCTGACACCGTTGCCAGGCAACCCGCTGACACTTATCAGTAGCAGTTATCTGGTCGGCAATAACCCGCAGCGGCCTGTCTTATTTGCTTTTAACGGTGGCCCGATTTCACCCTCGGTATATCTGCATATGCTGGCATTGGGCCCTAAACGGCTGGCAATACCCGATGATCTGCATGCCGATCCTGCCAGCTTTCAACTGACCGATAATCCAGACAGCCCTTTGGATAAAGCAGATTTGGTGTTTTACGACCCAGCGGGCACCGGTTACAGCCACTTTGATGCTCCGGCAAAGTCTGCCGAATATTTCGGTAACACCAATGATGCCAAAGCGTTTGTTGCCTTTATGCATGCGTGGCTACAACGTCATCAGCGCAGCTCATCGCCCGTCTATATTTTGGGAGAAAGCTACGGCACCATGCGCGCCGCTGCGGTGGCGCAACAACTGAGTGCCGAAGCGCAGCCGGTGGATCTGAAAGGCATTTATCTGTTTGGTCAGGCTCTGAATATTGTAGAAACAGCGCAACGCCCCGCCAACATCATGACTTACGTTGTATCACTAAAAACCTTGGCAGCCTTAGCTTGGTATCACGGAAAAGTTGCCCATAACGGCCGCAGTTTTAAGGCGTTTATGGATGAAGTCGGCCAGTTCGCCGAAGGGGATTATCTCAAGGTGTTGCTCGCGGGAAATCGGGCATCTGCCGCTGAAAACCAGGCCGTTGCTGACCGTTTAGCCGCGTTGACCGGGGTTCCTGCTAAGGTGCAGCAGCAATACCATCTGCGCATGAGTAAAAACCAGTTCAGGGTTGAATTGCTGAAAGCGGATAATTTGATCTTGGGCGCGTCAGATGGCCGCTATACCGCTAAGCCAGAGCGTGCTGGCGATGTGCCGGATGGCTCGGCGACCATCTATCCCGCCATATTTAACGCCTTTGCGAGTTATAAACAGACCATGCTGGGAATTAACAGTGATGCGCCTTATGTCGTGTCGTCCCCGGTATCGAGTTTGGCGCAATGGGACTGGGGCTCTAAAGCGGGGCCTTTTGGTAATTGGCCTTATGCCGAAGGGATTAGCGCGGCACTCACGCGTTTTCCAGCAATGCAACTAGTGTTGGGCGTGGGGTATTACGACACGCTGACCACCACCGGCGCCACCGAATACCTGTTACAGCAGAACGACTGGCCTGCATCTCGGGTGCATTTGCATTATTACGCCGGCGGACACATGGCATACACAGTGGCGGCCAATTTGCAGCAATTCTCGACAGATCTGCGACAATGGCTCTCAAAATAA
- a CDS encoding aminotransferase class V-fold PLP-dependent enzyme, which produces MSKENPNNLRQLDCSRRQLLTGIAAMPVAMMAGNVLASNPVKPLTGKGLMGSRDDFALASTYLNGAYMHPVTIGAADAIKHYLNARLMNSAAAEVDMGGDRHKAITLFGELFHADADELTWVPSTTVAENLVVSGLGLHQQGHVVTDVYHFSGSLFMYNEFAKQGLQYSLVAARDNRIHIEDLERAITPATKLIALTLVSNVGGFQHDLKAVCDMAHSKGVLVFADIIQAAGNTPIDLHGSGVDFAACSTYKWLMGDFGIGLVYVRRDRQHLLQRSQIGFRQEGQVVTHYLPFDKPGTPLIETQATSGLAGIIGVGTLGNGAVSALAYSLGYLKKLGIDNIQAWRQPLLKRLHEALPPLGFASMTPVDSKSAIISFQYEHAADKIYPKLQAAGVEVTVYRHYFRISPSFYNTLDDVEQLIEALS; this is translated from the coding sequence ATGAGCAAAGAGAATCCCAATAACTTACGGCAACTTGATTGTTCCCGGCGCCAGTTATTAACCGGCATCGCGGCGATGCCAGTAGCCATGATGGCTGGTAATGTGCTCGCCAGTAATCCAGTTAAGCCATTGACAGGTAAAGGCTTGATGGGGTCGCGTGATGATTTTGCCTTGGCATCGACTTACCTTAATGGTGCCTATATGCATCCGGTCACTATTGGTGCGGCAGATGCTATCAAGCATTATCTCAATGCACGGTTGATGAATAGTGCCGCCGCCGAGGTTGATATGGGCGGTGATCGTCATAAAGCGATAACGCTGTTTGGTGAATTATTCCATGCCGATGCAGATGAGCTGACCTGGGTGCCCAGTACTACAGTGGCTGAAAATCTGGTGGTTTCAGGCTTGGGGCTGCACCAGCAAGGCCATGTGGTGACCGATGTTTACCATTTCAGCGGTTCGCTGTTCATGTACAACGAGTTTGCCAAACAAGGGCTGCAATACTCACTGGTAGCTGCCAGAGATAACCGTATTCATATCGAAGATCTGGAGCGCGCCATCACCCCGGCAACCAAGCTGATCGCCTTGACGCTGGTGTCAAACGTGGGCGGTTTTCAACACGATCTTAAAGCCGTATGCGATATGGCCCACAGCAAGGGCGTGCTGGTATTTGCGGACATCATTCAAGCGGCGGGTAACACCCCGATTGATCTGCATGGCAGTGGCGTCGATTTTGCGGCTTGTTCCACCTACAAATGGCTGATGGGTGACTTTGGTATTGGACTGGTTTATGTACGCCGAGACCGCCAGCATTTGTTACAACGCAGCCAGATAGGTTTCCGCCAAGAAGGCCAAGTGGTGACCCATTATTTGCCATTTGATAAGCCGGGCACTCCGTTAATTGAAACGCAGGCAACTTCAGGCCTGGCGGGAATTATCGGCGTTGGTACGCTGGGGAACGGTGCGGTATCGGCCTTAGCCTATTCCTTGGGCTATCTCAAAAAGCTCGGCATTGACAATATCCAAGCCTGGCGCCAGCCATTACTCAAACGATTACATGAAGCCTTGCCCCCGCTGGGGTTTGCCAGCATGACGCCAGTTGATTCCAAGTCCGCGATCATCTCGTTTCAATATGAACATGCGGCTGACAAAATTTATCCGAAACTGCAAGCTGCCGGAGTTGAGGTTACTGTCTACCGCCACTATTTCCGAATTTCGCCATCCTTTTACAACACGCTAGATGACGTGGAACAACTGATTGAGGCATTGTCATGA
- a CDS encoding YybH family protein, producing the protein MAATVTPEATIIAHEQAALALWESGDPSGFLQLAADDVVYFDPFLSQRLDGKAALTAYYETLRGKIHADHYQMLNPKVQLLGTAAVLTFNFISTNAKGSHYWNCTEVYQQTASGWQIIQTHWSFAKAPQ; encoded by the coding sequence ATGGCGGCGACAGTTACACCGGAAGCGACCATTATCGCCCATGAACAAGCGGCGCTGGCTTTATGGGAAAGTGGCGATCCATCTGGATTCCTGCAACTAGCGGCTGACGATGTGGTGTACTTCGACCCCTTCTTGTCGCAGCGGCTGGATGGTAAAGCGGCGCTGACCGCTTACTATGAAACGCTACGCGGCAAAATTCATGCAGATCATTATCAGATGCTCAATCCCAAAGTGCAGTTGCTTGGCACTGCCGCCGTGCTGACGTTTAACTTCATCTCAACCAATGCCAAAGGTAGCCATTATTGGAACTGTACTGAGGTTTATCAACAAACAGCCAGTGGCTGGCAGATCATTCAGACACACTGGTCGTTTGCCAAAGCACCGCAGTAA